A genome region from Fusarium musae strain F31 chromosome 5, whole genome shotgun sequence includes the following:
- a CDS encoding hypothetical protein (EggNog:ENOG41), which produces MLSGGLTLTNLTDHHDLVRNFMTWLKGLKHFTLRWDPGSISESRRDFRWRLELVGDILKPHRDSIKSIKLGKMAEPGLGDFDASNFPNLETLHMHHKDLKGIIISTCPQLQAARLYDVVITTDNIEEEMFYNASNYHD; this is translated from the exons ATGCTCTCGGGAGG tctcactctcactAACTTGACCGATCATCACGACTTGGTGAGAAACTTTATGACATGGTTGAAAGGCCTCAAGCACTTCACCCTGCGATGGGACCCTGGATCCATATCTGAAAGTAGAAGAGACTTCCGTTGGAGACTTGAGTTGGTTGGAGATATCCTAAAACCTCACCGAGACTCCATCAAATCTATCAAACTCGGAAAGATGGCCGAGCCTGGTCTAGGCGACTTTGACGCCTCAAACTTTCCCAATCTCGAGACCTTGCATATGCACCACAAGGATCTCAAGGGCATTATTATCTCGACCTGCCCACAGCTTCAAGCAGCGAGGTTGTACGACGTGGTTATTACCACGGATAACATCGAGGAAGAAATGTTTTACAATGCTTCAAATTACCATGATTAG
- a CDS encoding hypothetical protein (EggNog:ENOG41) translates to MPISKKDRRNKEHKRADAAGTRAPVKPNGLPVKPPKPTSICQNCRKEIVNTNKLQLEVHASTHDAKLWPKEKCWPNDFQ, encoded by the exons ATGCCTATCTCAAAGAAGGATCGC AGAAACAAGGAGCACAAGAGGGCCGACGCTGCCGGTACTCGCGCTCCTGTCAAGCCCAATGGTCTCCCCGTCAAGCCTCCCAAGCCCACCTCCATC TGCCAAAACTGCCGCAAGGAGAttgtcaacaccaacaagctCCAGCTCGAGGTCCACGCGTCAACACACGACGCTAAGCTCTGGCCTAAGGAGAAGTGCTGGCCCAATGACTTCCAATAG
- a CDS encoding hypothetical protein (EggNog:ENOG41) — translation MHSFVFLAIVSLAAAHVPSVSVPSCPRSSRIAFSKSVPDQDPFPRTQIDLCYTSTALSLTFTALDEKSFYFNSSQGTNDDIWAYEVVEAFIYKGTKDPQTYLEYEINPNNVTYQAFVYNPTKDREEGAPFDHFFIADPEADGFEATTKLNRRAGTWVSKVKIPLGLFNVDPGCAKGTKWRMNFFRTVTNPKIFPDQELGGWSSPDKASFHITKFFGHVDFV, via the coding sequence ATGCATTCCTTTGTCTTCCTAGCTATCGTCAGCCTCGCTGCAGCTCACGTTCCTTCTGTCAGCGTTCCATCGTGTCCTAGATCAAGCAGAATCGCATTCTCAAAGTCCGTACCCGATCAGGATCCCTTTCCTCGTACGCAGATCGACCTTTGCTACACCTCCACTGCCCTGTCCCTGACCTTCACGGCCCTTGACGAAAAGAGCTTCTACTTCAACTCTTCGCAGGGCACAAACGACGATATTTGGGCGTACGAAGTCGTCGAGGCATTCATCTACAAGGGGACTAAGGATCCGCAAACATATCTCGAGTATGAAATCAATCCCAACAACGTAACATACCAAGCCTTTGTCTACAACCCAACCAAAGACCGTGAAGAGGGAGCTCCATTCGATCACTTCTTCATCGCGGATCCGGAGGCTGATGGCTTTGAGGCAACGACAAAATTGAACAGACGTGCGGGAACGTGGGTTAGTAAGGTCAAGATTCCACTGGGTTTGTTTAATGTCGATCCGGGATGTGCAAAGGGGACTAAGTGGAGGATGAATTTCTTCAGGACTGTTACGAATCCGAAGATCTTTCCTGATCAGGAGCTTGGGGGCTGGAGTTCACCCGACAAGGCCAGCTTTCATATTACCAAGTTCTTTGGGCATGTTGATTTTGTTTGA